The sequence below is a genomic window from Neoarius graeffei isolate fNeoGra1 chromosome 4, fNeoGra1.pri, whole genome shotgun sequence.
gatgttgatGTGAACTGgaactcttgacctgtatctttatgattttatgcattgtgctcctggtatgtgattggctgagtggataattgcatgaatatgCAGAGGGTACAGATGTTCCTATTTAAGTGGCTGGTGATTGAATATTAGGAATACATACATTTGAGTTGATAGAGTCAAAAAGTCCTGAGTCTGTAGGACAGTTATTATTAAGGATTAAACAGGTGTGGTGTTACAGGTGTTAATCTCCCTGCGTAGGTAGACTTTGAGGATGTGATTGCCGAGCCTGATGGCACACACAGTATGGATGGAGTGTGGAAAGCCAgctacaccaccttcaccatctcCAAGTACTGGTGTTACCGCATACTATCTGCCGTCTTTGGTATCCCAGTTGCTCTGCTGTGGGGATTCTGCTTCGCCTGCATCTCTTTCTGCCACATCTGGGCCGTCATGCCCTGCATCAAGAGCTACCTGATTGAAACCCAGTGTCTGAGTCGAATCTACTCGCTCTGCATCCACACATTCTGTGACCCCTTCTTCGAGGCACTGGGGAAAGTATTCAGCAGCATACGAGTGATGCTTCGCAAGGAGGTTTAGGGGTCACAAAAACAATGTTCACAATGGCTGCCAGGGAAATTGGGTgttcttttggttttgttttatttttataaaagAGATCAGACCTTGATGGGCTTAAGTCTCATCCCCATTGCCTTTATATGAATGAAGAGTAGGTAGATGTACATAATGGTGACTGAATGCTGCTGCTTAGACAGTTTTTGAGGTGTGGTCAGAGGTGTTTAGGCAGTTCATCTGGAGTTACTCACCTGTTCAGAGAAATATTTATGTTGAAGAGTATTTGAGCGTTGAGAGCAGATGACAAGTCTTATGCGTTTATGTGATAAGGCCTTTTCTCTGTATGCTAATTAAACATTATTATTGGGTACAAGTTTATTACTTTTATGTATTCCTGTAATgttaaaaaagaaatgaaagaaaatgaAATTGCGTGTGCAGTAATATGATTCTCATGTTCTTACCTTCCTAAATTAGATAAATCTAAATGTTTTGATTTATCACACATGTGATATGGACTGTGCGCAAAATAAATATATCTTAGAAAGTCAAACTGTCCTACtcttctttttaaaaataataaatatgaatAGTTTTGTTTCTGAATCTAAATGATCCTGATTATCTTATTCTGATATCATCTTTAATTCATAGAACAGAAAATAATTATTCTGGCTGTtttcaaaagtaaaaaaaaaacgacaGTGTGATTTAGTTTACGAAGGATAAACTGATATTTTTGTGAATGTCATAATGATAATACAATTCTAATTCAAATAAATTATACTTTATACATCAATTAGGCTTTCTGGATACTGAGAGATACCCGAGCTCTGGACATGATTGAATTAATTGCAAAACCCATCATTTACTGTGCCAGAGATGatctattctggtttattttccaTCCAAGTAAAAATCCCTTGTTTGTATGTTCATGCTTTTATGGTTTGATTTGTAACAGAATCTTTTTAAAGAGATTATTATCTGAACACAGTGAGAAGTGTAGATAAACGGCAACTCTCTATGGAAATGACACGTGCCTGAAAAGAGGTAAGTGGGTTCAGCTTTTTCACTACTCCTTCTCTGATTTTCAGATAAGTGAGCTGATCTTATGAGCTTCCATCTATTGTGTTATTGTTTACTGAATCCAAATTTACACGCAAAGAATCCTGTTGATATCGAGAATGTGAATCTCCACATTCACCAGTCACAGTATGCACCAGGACTCTGAATAAGGACAAAAGAGAACTCATGTTGAGTTTAGCGATGTCTTGACATAGTGCCAtgctaataaataaaataactctGGTGTCTAAAAATCCTGATTTAAATAAGGCCAGCAAAACAAAAGCTGAAGATGTTTCTCCTTCACTGATGAAACAAGAGATGGAAATGGCACTAAGCTTTCATTTACCTATGTAGGTTTAAGCTAAAAACATTCAGTCATAGACGCATTTGTTAGCACATacactttatttttaataaattactccATATTCTGATTTTTATCTTAATTGTAAATATGTATGACTGCTTTTCAGAAGTAAAATTCAGTAGCCTTTTGACTGAGAAAGAAAAATTGTCTGTAAAGAATAGAATTAAACATGGTGAAAGAAGCATAATCATTGAACAATCATTTTACTGctggatttgtttttgtttttttttttaatgagacatTAGGAATTCCTGTCTTACAGCATGCAGCAAGTGAAGAAAATGATGCTAGGTTTCTGTGTTGTTGGACAAAACACATTGCCTTCAAATATCTGTTAAAGATGCACCAAAAAGGTAAGGCCAACTCATTTTTTAGAGAaatattcagaattttttttttcaataaacaaGCGTTATGTCATTGGGGTCATGCTTTCTGTTAACATCTTtttgtatgtttaaaaaaaaaactagcaatgAAACTGATCCAGAAGATCCTGCTGGTTGAATAAAACCAAAGAATCTAAATAAGTCATGAGCAAGGAAAGGGAAAGTAATACTGAGCTCTTAATGGACTCCTAAATAattaaaaaagcaaacaaaacagAAATATGTCTTTTAAAAAATGGAcagaagaaaacaaaagcaaactTGTGAATTACTGCAGGCATTACTGCTGTCAGGTTGATACTGAAACATGGAGTCAAGTCCTCATCATTGATCTGAACTTTTCATTGGGTTCACGATTCAATTTTCCCCACGATATATTTgaaaaatattaaatgaagaaaattttattataaaaatgcaacatttatattCCTATTTTTTTATcaccttaaatattccttttgttattaAATCCGCAAAATGCATGCAGCTTTCAcaacatttgattttgagtaacaAGAAAAGTAAGCTATGAAATATTTCCTTTCTTTTTTGAGAATGAACGGAATGTTGATGAATGACAATACTGACTGAATAATATGCTCATATGTGAGAATCGGAAAAAATGACCCATAGTTTTTCAAAAAAGCCTTCTCTATTGGAAGCCAAAATGCAAACCGATTTTAATATGGAGCCAAACATTTTCTTGGCTGCATTTATGGTAACATGCCATCTGCTGTGACATTACAGTCACCCTCTCCTCATCCTGATGGTGGTCTTTTTTTCTGTCCAGGAAGTGATCACAGCAATTGGGCCAAAGCTTCCACCTGATAGTGAGTTTCATTAGGCTCCTCTCAATATGTTTACAACCATCTGTGCACATCATTGTTCCAATCTGTATGGGTCTATGCCCAGTCCTCATGTGTGAGAAGTGTCAGTGTTTATGTGGATGATGTCTGGGTAATGCTTCTTTGGCTGCTGGTGCTCTTCATGATGTAAGTGGAGTAGTTGCTCTTGCGGCTCGAGTTGTGATCCAGATCACAGCGGCACTGAGAGGACTTCAGGTAAAGTGTCGGACAGCATAGAAAGTTCTGCTTCAGGTCATGGAACAGGTGTCCAGCGAAGCACATGTAGATCCAGGGGTTACAACAGCTATTCAAACTGGCCAACAGCATGGAGATGATGAAGGGCATTGCTGTGAGAGGAGAGATAAACACAGTTTATTGCTCTGAACTCCTGAACTCAACAAGCCATGATATTCCAGGATTTAATTTCAGTTTCTTTAACGATAAATCGCCAGCATGTTTTAATGTTCCATGTACGAGCTGTAGACCTCATGCTGTTGGTCTATGAAACTACGAGCAGAAAGCATTCATTTCAATCAACAGTGTGTTCCTTTTTTGCTCCGTGTCTGGGCTGAAGATATCTATACGTtgagcagatgcttccatacatgGTGTGGATATCCATGCTAAAAACAAGAACTCATCTGAAGAATCTAAAGCATGTAAACACTTCCGCTATTTCCTTTCCTATGAGATTTatcttttttctttgtttatttgtTAGTTTGCTTTCTTCATGAAAGAGAAACCTCTTCTTTTTCTTACAAAATGTGCCTTTTGTGGTTATGAATAGTTAAAGTCAAACAAATGTATTAAGTTATCCGGAAAGTCTGGACAAAAGTCATGATGTACCGTGATTACAACTTTTAACACAAGATTTATAtaacggcagcacggtggtgtagtggttaacgctgccacttcacagcaagaaggtccgggttcgagccccgtggccggcgagggcctttctgtgcagagtttgcatgttctcctcgtgtctgcgtgggtttcctccgggtgctccggtttcccccacagtccaaagacatgcaggttaggttaactggtgactctaaattgaccgtaggtgtgaatgtgagagtgaatggttgtctgtgtctatgtgtcagccctgtgatgacctggcgacttgtccagggtgtacccctcctttcacccgtagtcagctgggataggctccagcttgcctgcaaccctgtagaacaggataaagcggctagagataatgagatgagataacaacaTAACAGATATTAATCAGCAGTTACTTGCTTATGTCTTCTAATATCCAGGGCCGTGGTCATCATAGGGCATCACACAAACATAtatttacacctgttgtcaatttagtgtagccaataTACCCACTAGAATATTTCCAGGATGCAAAAGGAAACAGGAGAATGTGGAAGAATCCCATACGGACATGCAAAACTCCTCACAGGCAATAACTCTTACAGGCGCACAGGAGGAAACCAGGAACCCTTAACTGGCGAGGCTGCAGTTCTACTCACTGCGCCACCATGCTGACATGACCAACAAGAAGTTTATTAAAACTGAACCAGTCCTACCAGGAAAACCCAGTTTCTTTCCTGGCATTCTGTTTTCCAGTTTGGTGCTGTTTTAGGCTGAAAAATAACTTGAAGGGAAAATACAGAAATTTTGAGAATCAAAAGGCAACAAATATAAGGTCTATCTTTCCACAAAATAATGAGGCTACTATGTTACTGCTCTCGAAAGATATTGGGCTTTCTAAAATATATACTACATCAAAAGAACTAAGAGAAGATGATATGGACCTGCAGTCTAGAAACATTTAGAGCAGATCCACAGCAGCCAGGTTAACCACAGCATAGTCAATGTGTTAACCGTTCACAGATTAGCCTCGTCTTGGAACAGGTTGTGCTGAAAAATTGTAAATATCACGGCAAATTGAAAGTTTTATGTAATACAGAAGCAGGTTTAAATGTGTTGGATGCATGTATATTTTCTTTAAAGAACTCCACCTTCTCATAATCGAGCAGATTCATTTAGTACATTATTGTTATATGTATAGCCCCCTTCACATAGTCAGCATTTAGCCACAACTATATTACAATTAAAGCTCTTTAATTGAAAATTAATCCTGCCTAAAAAAAGGTGAAATTCATACCATAGTCTTCTTTGTGCAAAGATTGAACGTTTTCATTTTGTGCTTGGCTTCCATTTTTGAAACTGTACCATTTCACAGCATGAAGAGCAGAGCACAGGAGATGACAGTCCATGATAAACACATGGTAAAGGACTTAATTAGAGCCATGAGTCGAAATGTTTTGGCAAAGAGAATCAAACGATCAGTTCAGCAGAATAAATGTCCCATGAGATTGATGTGAATTTTCTTTTTGTCTCCAGCCCAAATGTCTTGGACTGTAAAGGACTGCAAATCTCTCAGGGTTATGGAACAGAATTCAGC
It includes:
- the cav3 gene encoding caveolin-3, producing the protein MANQYNIDEEKILKDSHTKEIDLINRDPKQINEDVVKVDFEDVIAEPDGTHSMDGVWKASYTTFTISKYWCYRILSAVFGIPVALLWGFCFACISFCHIWAVMPCIKSYLIETQCLSRIYSLCIHTFCDPFFEALGKVFSSIRVMLRKEV